From the genome of Colletotrichum higginsianum IMI 349063 chromosome 4, whole genome shotgun sequence, one region includes:
- a CDS encoding LysM domain-containing protein has translation MGFLDFRLVTLLLPVALASQSEVRTRATTGGCEAYSVQVGDTCASIARSVNATYAQIISWNSEIDLACSNLAEVEGSEICASNPLGNYALPSNSQGVPTIVTTAAPVPAPTPDKTNDHCGEYHLVEPGEDCSIFITKFTITLKDFLFLNPQVWENCTNVWADYYYCVRPVGYISTYPGYLPPTTTKEFIQTPTTDLPYVEDLFAKYTSTEPIINVANGTRLDCYDYVWLDAIADSILADCWAMTLVYDVPQEDFILWNPSLRENPEEFPKSYGYPCTLSASSSYCVALASPTAGEYLQKAGNKPPPPCSKLHEFAHKSYVPAAPTSTPAPPSPRAAGEMANCTTWYSAESGESCAVVLGRIGLTVDQFFTFNPSVKSDCSGMVIGTHYCISTEADGSPPGATDYQPPPSTTTVPSSPTGIATPTPVQPGMISNCNKFYKVVSGDGCWAIADDNKIPLEDFYSWNPAIKTDCSGLQADVYVCVGVSVTQLPPMTTTTTAGDASPATPTPTQQGMVNGCGDFYKVQPGDGCWAIADANGVPLESFYSWNPAVKTDCTGLQADVFVCVGLRVAGTPQPTAAATTTTAAGAGATPSPIQDGMVANCVAFYLVRSGDGCWAISDAKGIALDDFYGWNPAVKTDCTGLQANVYVCVGVA, from the exons ATGGGTTTTCTGGACTTCAGGTTGGTGACTCTGTTACTGCCTGTGGCTCTGGCCTCGCAATCCGAGGTACGGACTCGAGCTACCACTGGGGGCTGCGAGGCCTACTCAGTCCAGGTTGGCGACACCTGCGCCAGCATCGCGCGGAGTGTCAACGCCACCTACGCCCAAATCATCTCATGGAACTCGGAGATTGATCTGGCATGCTC CAACCTGGCCGAAGTCGAGGGCTCCGAGATCTGTGCCAGCAACCCCCTGGGAAACTACGCTTTGCCTAGCAACTCGCAAGGTGTTCCGACCATAGTGACGACCGCGGC CCCGGTTCCAGCTCCGACCCCAGACAAGACGAACGACCACTGCGGAGAGTACCATCTAGTAGAGCCAGGCGAAGACTGCTCCATCTTCATCACCAAGTTCACAATAACGTTGAAAGACTT CCTGTTCCTCAACCCCCAAGTCTGGGAAAACTGCACAAATGTCTGGGCGGATTACTATTACTGCGTCAGACCCGTTGGTTACATCTCGACGTACCCCGGATACCTCCCGCCGACAACCACGAAAGAATTTATCCAGACGCCAACCACGGACCTCCCTTATGTCGAGGATCTTTTTGCCAAATACACTTCAACAGAGCCGATAATCAACGTTGCCAACGGAACACGGCTTGACTGCTACGA TTACGTTTGGTTGGATGCCATTGCCGACAGTATCTTAGCCGACTGTTGGGCGATGACATTGGTCTATGACGTGCCTCAGGAA GACTTCATTCTTTGGAATCCGTCTCTTCGCGAAAACCCAGAGGAGTTCCCAAAGTCGTATGGATACCCATGCACTCTGTCAGCAAGTAGTTCTTACTGCGTTGCTTTGGCATCCCCCACAGCAGGTGAGTATTTGCAAAAAGCCGGCAACAAACCGCCCCCTCCCTGTTCAAAGCTACACGAGTTCGCTCACAAAAGTTATGTTCCTGCAGCTCCTACATCAACCCCCGCACCGCCGAGTCCCCGCGCGGCTGGCGAGATGGCCAACTGCACAACGTGGTACTCAGCGGAATCTGGCGAGTCGTGCGCGGTAGTCCTCGGCAGAATCGGCCTGACCGTCGATCAGTTCTTCACCTTCAACCCATCCGTCAAGAGCGACTGCTCGGGCATGGTCATCGGGACACACTACTGCATCTCAACCGAAGCTGACGGTTCCCCCCCGGGCGCCACCGACTACCAGCCTCCCCCGTCAACCACCACCGTTCCCAGCTCTCCGACAGGCATCGCCACCCCGACGCCCGTGCAACCGGGAATGATCTCCAACTGCAACAAGTTCTACAAGGTAGTCAGCGGCGATGGGTGTTGGGCCATCGCTGACGACAACAAAATTCCCCTTGAAGATTTCTACTCGTGGAATCCCGCTATCAAGACTGATTGCTCTGGTCTACAGGCCGACGTTTACGTTTGCGTGGGCGTGTCCGTGACCCAGCTTCCGccaatgacgacgacgacgacagcagGCGATGCTTCGCCAGCGACCCCCACACCCACGCAACAAGGCATGGTCAACGGCTGCGGCGACTTTTACAAGGTCCAGCCTGGCGACGGATGTTGGGCCATCGCTGACGCCAACGGTGTTCCCCTTGAGAGTTTCTACTCGTGGAACCCGGCCGTCAAGACGGACTGTACGGGCCTCCAGGCGGACGTCTTCGTCTGCGTGGGTCTCAGGGTGGCTGGCACGCCTCagccgacggccgccgcgaccacgacgacggcagcgggGGCGGGCGCAACGCCGAGCCCGATACAAGACGGCATGGTTGCTAATTGCGTCGCATTCTACCTCGTTCGGTCAGGCGACGGGTGTTGGGCGATATCTGATGCCAAGGGCATTGCCCTAGATGACTTTTACGGTTGGAACCCTGCCGTCAAAACAGACTGCACCGGGCTTCAAGCAAACGTTTATGTTTGTGTCGGAGTGGCGTAA
- a CDS encoding glycosyl hydrolase family 18, whose protein sequence is MSMQTYRAASQPTAKLGMEFMAGARPDSNCEQPKPNGSPSDVKTRVIGYWETWNMQKPCGTMGPGEIPVHLLTHLFVSFGYINDAFQVTNMDGIDPGLYKSIGNVKARNPSLKIVIALGGWTFSDPGPWQKVFPTLASTKENRAIFIQNLIGFLSEYGYDGVDWEYPGADDRGGSEGDGENYTALLSELRDAINASGKNYIVTFTAPSSYWYLRHFDLKGMEAQVDWINLMSYDLHGVWDSSNPIGNQVLSHTNLTEIGHALDLFWRVGVEPSSVVLGLGFYGRSFELESASCWKPGCAFKGPGSPGKCSNTAGILSYSEIMEILDNTGATAYHDEAAASKYLVYAENSWISFDDVTTFQAKIDYANNIGLAGIMIWAIDLDTGKLDALKAISSGTKIGGTNARFSMVDLDRLFPADMLPSDEDQMSYGLVNLGAEANAGEIDPDKTGFGFMLITGDSYAVASMKKRHDNPHPLVFLDCPDKPNEQDGEKPQKARVACFSDDIKGCFQLMERGVEGTIIEMPDNCAAGSFARAINVEVAADQSIPVGFSNRDVTSDVFTLTFDFDLTLARRDTSNTMIRVDYSNIRGYWNAAVDSPGIEGGVSKRFHAPTAAQWREMFTNKVGTEMFVDAFEIKEEVSEPLFWDSADSCLVGGKEYDQGLAAHVGGTLDARFYYGYSMVAKLGDRELEVTQASGFLSVRGSTDLTFTVGGVGEVRLEKTNKGNPAMTNGKTTRHRETSVDAGDGGTNIDLSPYYTINYSVGAFNDTDGGSASPSGPYFDGKLSTRIISDFGDFNAYFPTTKEDKLRVKDEDRLKNRISIPDDNVLHGTAGNGGRISMGAFLKFGMKIKFWFLQRGPGRVFEMDLPEMTVNYGTMTEFTFIPGGDATSCTDYDIATNIDRASPLNRQSVGWSSTGTITELAFDRQSPADGKVCYPNASPAAGVMPGWGYNADANVDPTKFVGSDYGNDFSSKSRLQCSNCLSCGVAGSENPGKCCGCANLNILYPNNEDMPDCDWCVKPDGKWPGSRIPTKRDISYNATDIIDDETEDDEENEESLNLFDKRIPGIATPAPKRVTICGKKAPTFKGSRYPAFPADATYPWEGIEGGAYDPISRYWGNGSGVCSDWSVKQLSQADTEYIDGSGIPARSPYDTEHVFEGQLMGDFFTSWLGKGTVLGQVPAVSNPTPKMSCQFTMAYIMDENMYPVTVQGEERPFFFLLLDELGSFDRLDRLTITQARPNQKKGRFLGGKQPNLMSKYKRMSSEVQLQETKEMGLVFEYVNNIAVWQKFCATYDGVYRLLGDFDTWYFLNGQGVTIPNLQSEWKSFIQTVLSSMVLRSRATYELQRAEALSKFLGLKETNLI, encoded by the exons ATGTCAATGCAGACGTACCGCGCCGCTTCTCAACCAACTGCTAAGCTGGGTATGGAGTTCATGGCTGGCGCTCGGCCAGAC TCCAACTGCGAACAGCCCAAGCCCAACGGTTCTCCGTCAGACGTTAAGACGAGGGTAATCGGATACTGGGAGACTTGGAACATGCAGAAGCCCTGCGGTACCATGGGTCCTGGGGAAATCCCAGTCCACCTCCTCACACACCTATTTGTCTCCTTTGGTTACATTAACGACGCGTTTCAAGTCACCAACATGGACGGCATCGACCCCGGCTTGTACAAGTCCATTGGAAACGTCAAGGCCAGGAACCCGAGCCTCAAGATCGTCATCGCCCTTGGAGGTTGGACTTTCAGTGACCCAGGCCCGTGGCAGAAAGTGTTCCCTACTTTGGCTTCGACGAAAGAAAACCGCGCTATCTTCATCCAGAACTTGATTGGGTTCTTGTCTGAGTACGGCTATGATGGAGTTG ATTGGGAGTACCCTGGTGCCGACGATCGAGGTGGTTCAGAAGGAGACGGCGAGAACTACACAGCGCTTCTTTCAGAACTTCGCGACGCCATCAACGCAAGCGGCAAAAACTACATCGTCACATTCACAGCACCGTCTTCGTACTGGTATCTTCGTCACTTCGACCTCAAGGGGATGGAAGCCCAAGTTGACTGGATTAACCTTATGTCTTACGATCTCCACGGCGTATGGGACAGTAGCAACCCCATCGGCAACCAAGTGCTTTCGCACACTAACCTGACTGAGATTGGCCACGCCCTGGACCTG TTTTGGCGAGTTGGCGTCGAGCCTTCGAGCGTTGTCCTCGGCTTGGGCTTCTACGGCCGCTCTTTCGAGCTCGAATCTGCCTCCTGCTGGAAGCCCGGATGCGCATTCAAGGGACCAGGTAGTCCAGGAAAATGCTCAAACACTGCTGGCATTCTTTCGTATAGCG AAATCATGGAGATACTCGACAATACCGGGGCAACGGCTTACCATGATGAGGCTGCCGCTTCCAAGTACCTTGTATATGCGGAAAACAGCTGGATTTC CTTTGACGATGTCACAACTTTTCAAGCGAAGATTGACTACGCAAACAACATAGGGCTTGCCGGTATCATGATTTGGGCGATTGATCTCGACACGGGAAAGCTCGACGCTCTCAAGGCCATATCTAGTGGAACCAAGATTGGCGGCACCAACGCCCGTTTCTCAATGGTCGACCTCGATAGGCTGTTTCCCGCCGATATGCTGCCTTCTGACGAGGATCAGATGAGCTATGGGCTGGTAAACTTGGGGGCCGAAGCTAACGCGGGAGAGATCGATCCAGACAAGACTGGGTTTGGCTTCATGCTCATCACAGGAGATTCTTATGCCGTGGCTTCAATGAAGAAGCGGCACGATAATCCTCACCCCCTCGTTTTTCTCGACTGTCCGGATAAGCCTAATGAGCAAGATGGCGAAAAGCCCCAAAAGGCAAGAGTTGCCTGCTTCAGTGACGACATCAAAGGCTGTTTCCAACTCATGGAGCGGGGAGTCGAGGGAACCATCATTGAGATGCCCGACAAC TGTGCAGCCGGTTCTTTTGCCAGAGCTATCAATGTTGAGGTGGCAGCAG ACCAGAGCATACCCGTTGGGTTCTCAAACAGAGACGTCACATCTGACGTCTTCACTTTGACCTTCGATTTTGACCTCACACTGGCCCGTAGAGACACCAGCAACACCATGATCAGAGTCGACTACTCGAATATTCGAGGATACTGGAACGCCGCTGTGGACTCTCCAGGGATCGAAGGAGGCGTTTCCAAGAGATTCCACGCTCCCACAGCAGCGCAATGGCGAGAAATGTTCACCAACAAAGTTGGAACGGAGATGTTTGTAGATGCTTTCGagatcaaggaggaggttagtGAGCCCCTCTTTTGGGATTCAGCCGATAGCTGCCTCGTGGGCGGTAAGGAATACGATCAAGGCCTGGCAGCTCACGTTGGGGGCACCCTTGATGCACGGTTCTACTACGGATATTCCATGGTT GCAAAATTAGGGGATAGAGAACTCGAAGTGACCCAGGCAAGCGGCTTCCTCTCTGTCAGGGGCAGTACGGACTTGACATTCACCGTTGGCGGTGTCGGAGAGGTTCGTCTCGAGAAGACCAACAAAGGCAATCCAGCCATGACCAACGGGAAAACAACCAGGCACAGAGAGACGTCAGTCGACGCGGGTGATGGTGGCACGAACATTGACCTGTCCCCATACTATACGATCAATTACTCCGTTGGAGCTTTCAACGACACTGATGGTGGAAGCGCTAGTCCCAGCGGCCCCTACTTTGATGGCAAACTCAGCACCCGTATCATATCCGACTTTGGAGACTTCAATGCCTATTTCCCCACGACCAAGGAAGACAAACTGAGAGTCAAAGACGAAGACCGGCTGAAGAACAGAATCTCCATCCCTGACGACAACGTACTTCATGGCACCGCCGGCAATGGCGGCAGGATAAGCATGGGCGCTTTTCTCAAGTTTGGCATGAAGATCAAGTTTTGGTTCTTGCAACGTGGTCCCGGCAGGGTGTTCGAGATGGATCTTCCGGAG ATGACTGTGAACTATGGCACGATGACAGAGTTCACCTTCATTCCCGGTGGCGATGCAACTTCTTGCACGGACTACGACATCGC CACAAATATTGACAGAGCCTCCCCTCTCAATAGACAAAGCGTCGGATGGAGCTCGACTGGAACTATAACAGAGCTTGCTTTTGACAGA CAATCACCAGCAGACGGGAAAGTGTGCTATCCCAACGCCTCTCCGGCTGCAGGCGTGATGCCAGGATGGGGCTATAACGCAGATGCGAACGTCGACCCGACCAAGTTCGTCGGCTCAGACTACGGCAACGATTTTAGCAGCAAATCAAGACTTCAGTGCAGCAACTGCCTGAGCTGTGGTGTTGCGGGCAGCGAAAATCCTGGCAAGTGTTGCGGCTGCGCGAATCTCAACATCCTCTACCCCAACAACGAAGATATGCCGGACTGCGACTGGTGCGTCAAGCCAGACGGGAAATGGCCTGGTTCTCGGATTCCAACCAAAAGGGACATATCTTACAACGCCACAGACATCATTGATGACGAgacggaagacgacgaagaaaaCGAGGAGAGTCTCAACCTTTTCGATAAGCGAATTCCTGGAATCGCGACACCAGCCCCGAAGCGTGTGACGATATGCGGCAAAAAGGCTCCCACCTTTAAAGGTTCAAGATATCCTGCCTTCCCTGCCGACGCGACTTATCCTTGGGAAGGAATCGAAGGCGGAGCTTATGATCCAATTTCGAGGTACTGGGGGAACGGATCTGGTGTCTGTTCAGACTGGTCCGTTAAGCAGCTGTCGCAGGCCGACACAGAGTACATCGATGGGTCAGGCATACCAGCCAGGTCACCGTACGATA CCGAGCACGTTTTTGAAGGCCAATTGATGGGCGACTTCTTCACCAGTTGGTTGGGCAAGGGTACCGTCCTTGGCCAGGTCCCCGCTGTGTCCAACCCAACACCTAAAATGAGCTGCCAATTTACGATGGCGTATATTATGGACGAAAATATGTATCCAGTCACGGTACAAGGAGAGGAAAGGccgttcttcttcctgctgtTAGACGAATTGGGAAGTTTCGACCGCCTAGACCGCTTGACGATCACGCAAGCAAGACCAAACCAAAAGAAAGGCAGA TTTCTTGGTGGTAAGCAGCCTAATTTGATGTCAAAGTACAAAAGGATGAGCTCTGAAGTCCAACTCCAAGAAACAAAAGAAATGG GACTTGTGTTTGAGTATGTCAACAACATTGCAGTGTGGCAGAAGTTCTGCGCCACGTATGATGGCGTCTACAGGTTGCTAGGTGACTTCGACACGTGGTATTTTCTGAACGGCCAGGGGGTGACAATACCGAACCTCCAAAGCGAATGGAAATCCTTCATTCAGACCGTCCTGAGTTCGATGGTGCTCCGATCTAGGGCCACGTACGAATTGCAGCGAGCAGAAGCTCTCTCCAA GTTCCTAGGTTTAAAGGAGACTAACTTGATATGA
- a CDS encoding Flavocytochrome c: MFIRPIRRFVFTIILGIFAAILGMLYRHSITDKLFHSTILSSSATMAQVTRRPVIVVGSGLAGLSAAHEALRAGAAVHMLDRAPKPGGNSIKASSGINGAGTQFQRAAGVERDDLFYDDTVRSGGRRFAGAEGAVDRPKLVGLLTKSSADAVTWLAEEIGVDLSVVAPLGGHSLPRTHRGAGKTPPGAAIVTTLLKKLGENREFRLSNSAEVTSLTVVDGVVKGVRYVQDDGEQRDLEGPVVFAAGGFAGDADGLLAKYRPDLAGLPSTNEARPAPHGILEAVGAELVDMDSVQVHPTGFVDPKDPGARYKFLAAEVLRGEGGILLSEGGERFVDEMQTREHVSRAIMQLLRREPEDSSRQWDVTLLMDPGACEATEGHLKFYLWKGLMEKKKIRDLRPAVIRAVDEYAAAVASGTDSAFGRRTFGRWKLPAGEANREEEVCIGRVTPITHFTMGGASFNERAQVLRKDRTVVDGLWAAGEVTGGIHGDNRLGGSSLLECVVYGRIAGQEAANAATSS; the protein is encoded by the coding sequence ATGTTCATCCGCCCAATACGCCGCTTCGTCTTCACCATCATCTTGGGCATCTTCGCAGCCATCCTAGGCATGCTCTACCGCCATTCCATCACAGACAAATTGTTCCATTCCACCATACTCTCCTCCTCTGCAACAATGGCTCAAGTTACTCGCAGACCAGTCATTGTCGTCGGCTCCGGCCTCGCCGGTCTCTCGGCCGCGCACGAGGCCCTccgagccggcgccgccgtccacaTGCTCGACCGCGCGCCTAAGCCCGGCGGAAACAGCATCAAGGCGTCTTCAGGCATCAACGGCGCGGGCACGCAGTTTCAGcgggccgccggcgtcgaacGGGACGATCTATTCTACGACGACACGGTACGCTCGGGCGGCAGGCGctttgccggcgccgaaggcGCGGTCGACCGCCCGAAGCTCGTCGGGCTCCTGACGAAGAGCTCTGCGGACGCCGTGACGTGGCTCGCGGAGGAGATTGGCGTAGACTTGAGCGTCGTCGCGCCTCTGGGCGGACACTCGCTCCCCCGAACGCACCGGGGCGCCGGAAAGACGCCCCCCGGAGCGGCTATCGTCACGACATTGCTGAAGAAGCTGGGAGAGAATCGGGAGTTTCGTCTCAGCAACTCGGCAGAAGTGACTTCGCTGACTGTCGTCGACGGGGTCGTTAAGGGCGTGCGCTACGTccaagacgacggcgagcaaCGTGACCTCGAGGGCCCCGTCGTGTTCGCTGCGGGAGGcttcgccggcgacgcggacggcctccTGGCCAAGTACCGAcccgacctcgccggcctaCCATCGACCAACGAGGCGCGTCCCGCGCCCCACGGAatcctcgaggccgttggcgccgagctcgtcgacatgGACAGCGTGCAGGTGCACCCGACGGGCTTCGTCGATCCCAAGGACCCCGGGGCGCGGTATAAGTTCCTCGCGGCGGAGGTCCTGcgtggcgagggcggcattCTGCTCTCGGAAGGGGGTGAGAGGTTCGTTGACGAGATGCAGACGAGGGAGCACGTCAGCAGGGCCATCATGCAGTTGCTGAGAAGGGAGCCGGAAGACAGTAGCAGGCAGTGGGACGTCACGCTGCTCATGGACCCCGGCGCGTGCGAGGCCACCGAGGGCCATCTGAAGTTCTACCTGTGGAAGGGCctgatggagaagaagaagatcagGGACTTGAGACCCGCCGTCATCCGGGCCGTTGATGAGTATGCCGCGGCGGTTGCCTCCGGGACGGACTCGGCATTCGGAAGACGGACGTTCGGGCGCTGGAAGCTGCCGGCCGGGGAGGCCAACCGCGAGGAAGAGGTTTGCATCGGCCGGGTGACGCCCATCACGCACTTCACGATGGGCGGCGCGTCGTTCAACGAGAGGGCGCAAGTCCTTAGGAAGGACAggaccgtcgtcgacgggtTGTGGGCAGCTGGTGAGGTCACGGGCGGCATCCACGGTGACAACCGGCTTGGGGGCTCATCGCTGCTCGAGTGTGTGGTGTATGGGAGGATAGCAGGGCAGGAGGCTGCAAATGCAGCAACAAGCTCATGA
- a CDS encoding Subtilase — protein MHAATLLALLPLAAVAAPSRRAQPAPLIKPRGATLVADKYIVRLRNDAGTGAMRTAMAAFAADADHVYSFGGAWRGFSSTLNASEVAALRDDPNIDSVEQDAVVTISATQRNAPWGLARLSSAKPGSTTYSYDESAGDGTCAYIVDTGIDVEHPDFEGRASFLANFADNSDTDGQGHGTHVAGTVGSATYGVAKKTKLFAVKVLDDNGEGTNSGVIAGMDFVVSDARGGRQGCSRGVVVNMSLGGPTSAAVNEAAAAIVRAGHFLAVAAGNEAADASTSSPASEASACTVGATAEDDSLAEYSNFGAVVDILAPGSEIESTWPGGSTDTISGTSMASPHVAGLAAYFLGLGSAPSDPVELCSYIAETALDGVVGQVPRRTVNKLANNGFAGNGTAKATDGSVVGRQLNARFAVRS, from the exons ATGCACGCCGCAACGctcctcgctctcctccccctcgccgccgtcgccgccccctCTCGACGCGCCCAGCCCGCGCCGCTCATCAAGCCGCGCGGCGCCACCCTCGTCGCGGACAAGTACATCGTCCGGCTCCGGAACGACGCCGGCACGGGCGCGATGCGGaccgccatggccgccttcgccgccgacgccgaccatGTCTACAGCTTCGGAGGCGCCTGGCGCGGTTTCTCGTCGACCCTCAACGCCTCCGAGGTCGCCGCGCTGCGGGACGACCCGAACATCGACTCGGTCGAgcaggacgccgtcgtcaccatcaGCGCAACGCAGAGGAACGCGCCCTGGGGCCTTGCGAGGCTGTCGAGCGCGAAGCccgggtcgacgacgtaCAGCTACGACGAGAGCGCGGGAGATGGTACGTGTGCGTACATTGTCGACaccggcatcgacgtcgagcacCCT GACTTTGAGGGCCGCGCCAGCTTCCTCGCCAACTTCGCCGACAACTCGGACACGGACGGCCAGGGCCACGGCACCcacgtcgccggcaccgtcggcTCCGCGACCTACGGCGTGGCCAAGAAGACGAAGctcttcgccgtcaaggtgctcgacgacaacggcgaggGCACCAACTCGggcgtcatcgccggcatggACTTCGTCGTGTCCGACGCCCGTGGGGGCCGGCAAGGGTGTTCTAGGggtgtcgtcgtcaacaTGTCGCTCGGCGggccgacgtcggcggcggtgaacgaggcggccgccgccatcgtccgGGCGGGACACTTcctggccgtcgcggcgggcaacgaggccgcggacgcgtcgacgtcgtcgcccgcgagCGAGGCGAGCGCGTGCACCGTCGgcgcgacggccgaggacgatTCCCTGGCCGAGTACTCCAACTTCGGGGCTGTCGTGGACATCCTGGCGCCCGGGTCCGAGATCGAGAGCACCTGGCCCGGTGGCAGCACT GACACCATCTCCGGCACCTCCATGGCCAGCCCGCACGTTGCCGGTCTGGCGGCTTacttcctcggcctcggctccGCGCCTTCGGACCCGGTTGAGCTATGCAGCTACATCGCCGAGACGgctctcgacggcgtcgtcggccaggtcCCGCGCCGCACTGTCAACAAGCTGGCCAACAACGGCTTTGCCGGGAACGGCACCGCCAAGGCGACGGACGGATCGGTTGTTGGCAGACAGCTTAACGCGAGGTTCGCTGTTCGCTCCTAG
- a CDS encoding NMT1 protein encodes MSTDKITFLTNWHATPYHAPLYLAQAKGYFKEEGIQVALLEPNDPSDVTEIIGTGKVDLGFKAMIHTLAVSLLIPSPSSHDSSLTPPPKAKARGFPVVSIGSLLDEPFTGVVYLKDSGITTDFRSLRGKRIGYVGEFGKIQIDELTSHYGMTPDEYTAVRCGMNVSKAIIEGTIDAGIGLENVQMVELEEWLAARGRPKTDVQMLRIDELAELGCCCFCTILYIGNESFVAQNPDKVRGFMRAVKRATDFVLDRPEQAWREYVDFKPVMGSDLNRRIFERSFAYFSRDLKNVRRDWAKVTGYGRRLGVLAEDFEPNYTNEFLGWSLDEESGDPTGDQKRMVELQNEVSCKGGFRRLELQSAVRA; translated from the exons ATGTCGACCGATAAGATCACCTTCCTCACCAACTG GCACGCGACGCCGTACCACGCTCCGCTGTACCTGGCCCAGGCCAAGGGGTACTTCAAAGAAGAGGGCATCCAGgtcgcccttcttgagcCCAACGACCCCAGC GATGTCACCGAGATCATCGGCACCGGCAAGGTTGACCTCGGCTTCAAGGCTATGATTCACACTCTCGCCGTAAGCCTTCTCATcccctctccatcctctcACGACTCTTCACTGACGCCTCCCCCCAAGGCCAAAGCACGCGGCTTccccgtcgtctccatcggcagcctcctcgacgagccctTCACGGGCGTCGTCTACCTCAAGGACTCGGGCATCACGACCGACTTCCGCTCCCTCCGGGGCAAGCGCATCGGCTACGTCGGCGAGTTCGGCAAGATCCAGATCGACGAGCTGACGTCGCACTACGGCATGACGCCCGACGAGTACACGGCCGTCCGGTGCGGCATGAACGTGTccaaggccatcatcgagggcaccatcgacgccggcatcgGGCTGGAGAACGTCCAGatggtcgagctcgaggagtGGCTCGCCGCGCGGGGGCGGCCCAAGACGGACGTGCAGATGCTCcgcatcgacgagctcgccgagctcgggtgctgctgcttctgcacGATCCTGTACATCGGCAACGAGTCCTTCGTCGCGCAGAACCCGGACAAGGTCCGCGGCTTCATGCGGGCCGTCAAGAGGGCCACCGACTTCGTGCTCGACCGGCCCGAGCAGGCGTGGAGGGAGTACGTCGACTTCAAGCCCGTCATGGGCTCGGACCTGAACCGCCGCATCTTCGAGCGCAGCTTCGCCTACTTCTCGCGCGACCTGAAGAACGTCCGGCGCGACTGGGCCAAGGTCACCGGGtacggccgccgcctcggcgtgCTGGCGGAGGACTTTGAGCCCAACTACACCAACGAGTTCCTCGGCTGgtccctcgacgaggagtcCGGCGACCCGACCGGCGACCAGAAGCGCATGGTCGAGCTGCAGAACGAGGTCTCGTGCAAGGGGGGCTTCCGCCGCCTGGAGCTGCAGTCGGCGGTCAGGGCCTGA
- a CDS encoding Abscisic acid ABA receptor produces MPLSAPPEPRFIQTPSLPQDYLSVAETPEARVQDALEHAIGDAPLRESYTHEECSGFFRGPTALAYLLLRIHAVYPEMKISGRSLQQWAASYMGAKRTGGDRAPCGLACESAAYCAVETMLDETKAPRFREVLERLVDGGEHPHEILFGFAGILYMIRAVESCRPESVSLLATVKGRIIEKMLGAGPGWTWRGKRYTGAVHGDIGILTQLLLTDPKLASNSMVRGSLQRMLSLQQPSGNWPTEDSDRVYCELVQFCHGAPGFVSSLVHIERLFPDMREQIGQAIALGRECIWREGLLRKLPCLCHGVLGNSLALPLGPQRDHFLAWSLPSKVEQERQLDGSVFVPEDGGRMSIWFDYWPSVAWTWAVCAVDNPGFLLYSDV; encoded by the exons ATGCCGTTATCCGCGCCGCCAGAGCCACGCTTCATCCAGACCCCTAGTCTTCCACAGGATTACCTCTCTGTCGCCGAGACTCCAGAGGCCCGGGTGCAGGACGCGTTAGAACACGCCATTGGCGATGCCCCCCTCCGAGAATCCTACACACACGAAGAATGCAGTGGTTTTTTCCGCGGCCCAACGGCTCTGGCGTACTTGCTACTCAGGATCCACGCTGTGTACCCCGAGATGAAGATTTCCGGTCGATCCCTACAGCAGTGGGCTGCCTCGTACATGGGCGCCAAGCGCACAGGCGGCGATCGTGCTCCATGCGGCCTTGCGTGCGAGAGTGCGGCGTACTGCGCTGTGGAAACCATGTTGGACGAGACCAAAGCGCCAAGGTTTCGCGAAGTGTTGGAGAGGCTTGTTGACGGGGGCGAGCATCCCCATGAGATTCTCTTTGGGTTTGCCGGAATACTCTACATGATCCGCGCTGTAGAGTCCTGT AGACCGGAATCGGTCTCTCTGTTGGCGACTGTCAAGGGTCGGATTATAGAGAAGATGCTCGGCGCAGGGCCGGGTTGGACATGGCGCGGGAAGCGCTACACCGGCGCCGTGCACGGCGACATCGGCATCCTGACTCAACTCCTTTTGACTGATCCAAAGCTGGCATCCAACTCAATGGTGCGCGGGTCACTACAGCGGATGCTAAGCTTGCAGCAGCCAAGCGGGAACTGGCCGACGGAAGACAGCGACCGTGTCTACTGCGAGCTCGTGCAGTTTTGCCACGGCGCACCTGGTTTCGTTTCCTCGCTGGTGCACATTGAGCGGCTGTTTCCCGACATGAGGGAGCAAATCGGACAGGCCATCGCGTTGGGCAGGGAATGCATCTGGCGCGAGGGGCTGTTGCGGAAACTCCCTTGCCTGTGTCACGGTGTTCTAGGCAACTCCCT GGCGCTCCCTTTGGGCCCGCAACGGGACCATTTCCTGGCCTGGTCGTTGCCGTCCAAAGTCGAACAAGAACGCCAACTGGACGGGTCCGTTTTCGTGCCCGAGGACGGTGGGCGCATGTCCATTTGGTTCGACTACTGGCCAAGTGTAGCCTGGACGTGGGCAGTTTGTGCGGTGGACAATCCAGGATTTCTCTTGTACAGCGATGTGTAG